In the genome of Frankiales bacterium, one region contains:
- a CDS encoding aspartate aminotransferase family protein codes for MTSTPQYVTESGADALADRARDHLWMHFTRHSVYENGGHVPVIVRGEGAYVWDDQGRRYLDGLAGLFTVQAGHGRAELAEAAAKQMQELAFFPLWSYAHPKAIELAERLTHYTPGDLNRVFFTTGGGEAVESAWKLAKQYFKLTGKPMKHKVISRSVAYHGTPQGALSITGIPDAKKYFEPLVPGAFRVPNTNFYRAEQHADDIEAFGRWAADRIAEAIEFEGPETVAAVFLEPVQNSGGCFPPPPGYLERVREICDRYDVLLVADETICAFGRIGEMFAMSRFGVTPDIITTAKGMTSGYAPIGAMIVSDRLFEPFRHGTTYFPHGYTFGGHPVSAAVALANLDLFERDGLNQHVRDNEDAFRATLERLLDLDIVGDVRGAGYFYGIELVKDKATKETFDEEESERLLRGFLSKALFDAGLYCRADDRGDPVIQLAPPLILEQPQFDEIEQILRSVLTEGMRIL; via the coding sequence ATGACCAGCACACCGCAGTACGTCACCGAGTCCGGCGCCGACGCCCTGGCAGACCGGGCGCGCGACCACCTCTGGATGCACTTCACGCGGCACTCCGTCTACGAGAACGGCGGCCACGTCCCCGTGATCGTGCGCGGCGAGGGCGCCTACGTGTGGGACGACCAGGGCCGCCGCTACCTCGACGGCCTCGCCGGCCTGTTCACCGTGCAGGCCGGCCACGGCCGCGCCGAGCTGGCCGAGGCCGCGGCCAAGCAGATGCAGGAGCTCGCCTTCTTCCCGCTGTGGTCCTACGCGCACCCGAAGGCGATCGAGCTCGCCGAGCGGCTCACGCACTACACCCCCGGCGACCTCAACCGCGTGTTCTTCACCACCGGCGGCGGCGAGGCGGTCGAGTCCGCCTGGAAGCTGGCCAAGCAGTACTTCAAGCTCACCGGCAAGCCCATGAAGCACAAGGTGATCAGCCGTTCCGTGGCCTACCACGGCACGCCGCAGGGCGCCCTGTCGATCACCGGCATCCCGGACGCCAAGAAGTACTTCGAGCCCCTGGTGCCCGGCGCCTTCCGCGTGCCCAACACGAACTTCTACCGCGCCGAGCAGCACGCCGACGACATCGAGGCCTTCGGCCGCTGGGCCGCCGACCGCATCGCCGAGGCGATCGAGTTCGAGGGCCCGGAGACCGTCGCCGCCGTCTTCCTCGAGCCCGTGCAGAACTCCGGCGGCTGCTTCCCGCCGCCGCCCGGCTACCTCGAGCGCGTCCGCGAGATCTGCGACCGCTACGACGTGCTGCTCGTGGCGGACGAGACCATCTGCGCCTTCGGCCGCATCGGCGAGATGTTCGCCATGTCGCGCTTCGGCGTCACGCCGGACATCATCACGACGGCCAAGGGCATGACCTCCGGCTACGCGCCCATCGGCGCGATGATCGTCAGCGACCGGCTGTTCGAGCCGTTCCGGCACGGGACGACCTACTTCCCGCACGGCTACACCTTCGGCGGCCACCCGGTGTCCGCAGCGGTGGCGCTGGCCAACCTCGACCTGTTCGAGCGCGACGGCCTCAACCAGCACGTGCGCGACAACGAGGACGCCTTCCGCGCCACCCTCGAGCGCCTGCTCGACCTCGACATCGTCGGCGACGTCCGCGGGGCCGGGTACTTCTACGGCATCGAGCTGGTGAAGGACAAGGCGACCAAGGAGACCTTCGACGAGGAGGAGTCCGAGCGGCTGCTGCGCGGGTTCCTGTCCAAGGCGCTCTTCGACGCCGGGCTGTACTGCCGCGCCGACGACCGCGGCGACCCGGTGATCCAGCTCGCGCCGCCGCTGATCCTCGAGCAGCCGCAGTTCGACGAGATCGAGCAGATCCTGCGCTCGGTGCTCACCGAGGGCATGCGGATCCTCTAG
- a CDS encoding AsnC family transcriptional regulator, translating to MLGVVTRERMAHVGLDDVSKAIIDQLQEDGRRPYAAIGKAVGLSEAAVRQRVQRLIESGVMQIVAVTDPLQVGFPRAAMIGVRVEGDVEAVADAMAAMTEVDYLVITAGGHDILAEVVCEDDDHLLEVVNRRIRAIPGVRHTETFVYLKLRKQIYTWGTR from the coding sequence ATGCTGGGCGTGGTGACCCGCGAACGGATGGCTCATGTCGGCCTCGACGACGTGAGCAAGGCGATCATCGACCAGCTCCAGGAGGACGGTCGACGACCCTATGCCGCCATCGGCAAGGCCGTGGGCCTGTCCGAGGCGGCGGTGCGCCAGCGCGTCCAGCGGCTCATCGAGTCCGGCGTCATGCAGATCGTGGCCGTCACCGACCCGTTGCAGGTCGGGTTCCCCCGCGCGGCGATGATCGGCGTCCGGGTCGAGGGCGACGTCGAGGCCGTCGCCGACGCCATGGCGGCGATGACCGAGGTGGACTACCTCGTCATCACCGCGGGCGGGCACGACATCCTCGCCGAAGTCGTGTGCGAGGACGACGACCACCTCCTCGAGGTGGTCAACCGCCGCATCCGGGCCATCCCCGGCGTGCGCCACACGGAGACCTTCGTCTACCTGAAGCTCCGCAAGCAGATCTACACCTGGGGTACCAGATGA
- a CDS encoding aldehyde dehydrogenase family protein, which translates to MADYAVVNPATGSVLKEYPTIGDADLDSAVARAHAARGPWGRDTTVAERAALIRRVGQLHEERKQELGEIISREMGKPVAQGVGEVEFSAAIYEYYADNAEKFLADEPIELLAGEGTAVIRRSPVGVLLGIMPWNFPYYQVARFAGPNLIIGNTVLLKHAPQCPESAAAIEQIFRDAGVHADAYINIYATNDQVSNLIADPRVQGISLTGSGRAGAAVAEQAGRHLKKVVLELGGSDPFLVLATDDMDSVVEAAVTARMDNAGQACNAGKRFIVVDGLYDEFVAKFTAAVTGMQYGDPSAEDTAYGPLSSALAADRLEQQVAQAVADGAELVGGEREGNFVRGGVLTQVQPGNSAYGQELFGPIAQVYKAADEADAIRIANDTEYGLGSYVFTNDAEQATRVADQIEAGMVFVNCVAADGVELPFGGVKASGFGRELGRYGMEEFVNKKLIRINA; encoded by the coding sequence ATGGCCGACTACGCCGTCGTGAACCCCGCGACCGGCTCCGTGCTCAAGGAGTACCCGACGATCGGCGACGCCGATCTCGACAGCGCCGTGGCCCGGGCGCACGCCGCCCGTGGCCCGTGGGGCCGCGACACCACCGTCGCCGAGCGCGCCGCCCTGATCCGGCGGGTGGGCCAGCTGCACGAGGAGCGCAAGCAGGAGCTCGGCGAGATCATCTCCCGCGAGATGGGCAAGCCCGTCGCGCAGGGCGTGGGCGAGGTCGAGTTCAGCGCGGCGATCTACGAGTACTACGCCGACAACGCCGAGAAGTTCCTGGCCGACGAGCCGATCGAGCTGCTCGCGGGCGAGGGCACCGCGGTCATCCGCCGCAGCCCCGTGGGCGTCCTGCTCGGGATCATGCCGTGGAACTTCCCCTACTACCAGGTCGCCCGCTTCGCCGGCCCGAACCTGATCATCGGCAACACCGTGCTGCTCAAGCACGCGCCGCAGTGCCCGGAGTCGGCGGCGGCGATCGAGCAGATCTTCCGCGACGCCGGCGTGCACGCCGACGCCTACATCAACATCTACGCGACCAACGACCAGGTCTCGAACCTCATCGCCGACCCGCGCGTCCAGGGCATCTCGCTCACGGGCTCCGGCCGTGCCGGCGCCGCCGTCGCCGAGCAGGCCGGCCGCCACCTCAAGAAGGTCGTGCTCGAGCTCGGCGGCAGCGACCCGTTCCTCGTGCTGGCCACCGACGACATGGACTCCGTCGTCGAGGCCGCGGTCACCGCGCGCATGGACAACGCCGGGCAGGCCTGCAACGCCGGCAAGCGCTTCATCGTGGTCGACGGCCTCTACGACGAGTTCGTCGCCAAGTTCACCGCCGCGGTGACGGGCATGCAGTACGGCGACCCGTCCGCCGAGGACACGGCCTACGGCCCGCTGTCCTCCGCCCTCGCGGCCGACCGGCTCGAGCAGCAGGTCGCGCAGGCGGTCGCCGACGGCGCCGAGCTCGTGGGCGGCGAGCGCGAGGGCAACTTCGTGCGCGGCGGCGTCCTCACCCAGGTGCAGCCCGGCAACTCCGCCTACGGGCAGGAGCTGTTCGGCCCGATCGCGCAGGTCTACAAGGCCGCCGACGAGGCGGACGCCATCCGCATCGCGAACGACACCGAGTACGGCCTGGGCAGCTACGTGTTCACCAACGACGCCGAGCAGGCGACCCGCGTGGCCGACCAGATCGAGGCCGGCATGGTGTTCGTCAACTGCGTCGCGGCCGACGGCGTCGAGCTGCCCTTCGGCGGCGTGAAGGCCTCCGGCTTCGGCCGCGAGCTCGGCCGCTACGGCATGGAGGAGTTCGTCAACAAGAAGCTCATCCGGATCAACGCCTGA